The DNA window CGAGAGCTGTTCCGTTGTCTGGTCACTCATACTCGTTCCTTCTGCTTGATTTCTCAGGGGCGCTTGTCCGAGGCCCCGTCATCGGGCCGCACCAGAAGCACCGAGACGCGCGCATGCCCGGCCAGCCGACCGCCATGCGAGGGCCAGATCCGCTCGGCCGCGCCCGGCAGATGACTTGCCATCACCACCAGATCGGCGCCCTCTTCCTCCAGCGCCCGCATCAGCGCCGTGTCGAGCTCGGCCGCGGGGTCCGGACAGACGATCACCCGCGCGGTGGCGCGGTGACCATGGGCTTCGGCCTCGGCCCGGGCAAAGGCCTCGAGCTTCTCGCGGTATTCCCCGGGCGAGCGCGCCAGCCGGCCCGGTTGCGGCGCGGTCACCGCAACATAGGTGACGCCGATGCCGTAATGCCGCGCGAGATCGCCCGCGACGTCGCAGGAGCGCTTGAGCGCTTCGGCATGGGCCAGATCGACCGGCACCAGTATCTGCTTGAACATGGACCCTCCTTCATGGACCCGTCTTCCCCGGCGGCCTGAAGGGCAGAGCCCTGCCCCGCCCGCCTCCGTATCGGAACACAGATTAGAAGTTTTTGTTCGAAAGACCAAGCTTTCGCCCGAGAACGGCCCGTTCCGCCCACGAAATCCACAACGGATTAGCGCTATTTAATTGATTTAAGATGATAAATATTTTCAAGAGACGCTTAGCCTGGATAAGCAGATCGTCTTCATTCCAACAGATCGCCAGAGTCGAAAAGAGGCGCAACCTCGCGGCGCGCCTCTTTTCCGGCCCGTTCCGGAAGGGTCAGGCGTTCACGTCGACGACGACCCGGCCCTGCACCTGTCCCTTCAGGATGTCTTCGCCGAGCCCGGGCAAATCCTCCAGCGTCGCGTTGCGGATCATGCCCCTGAGCCGGTCCAGCGGCAGGTCCGTCGCGATCCGCTTCCAGGCGCGCAGCCGGGCCTCGTAGGGCTGCATCACGCTGTCGATGCCCAGAAGGTTGACCGCCCTGAGGATGAAGGGCGTGATCAGTGCGCCCTCGATTGCGGCGCCGCCCGCAAGCCCCACGGCCGCGACCGAGGCGCCGTATTTCATCTGCTTCAGGACCCGGCCCAGCATTGCGCCCGCCACCGGATCGACGCAGCCGGCCCAGAGCTCGCTCTCGAGCGGCTTGCGCGTCACATCGGACAGTTCCTCGCGCGGCACGATCCGGCTGGCCCCGAGGGAGCGCAGATAATCCTCGGACCCGGGGCGGCCGGTCACCGCCGCCACCTCATGGCCCAGCTTCGACAGAACCGCCGTCGCCACCGAGCCCACGCCCCCCGAGGCGCCGGTGACCAGAACCGGGCCGTCGCCGGGCTTCAGCCCGTGATCCTCCAGCGCCAGGACCGCCAGCATCGCGGCCATGCCGGCCGTGCCGACCGCCATCGCCGAATGTGTCGACAGCCCGTCGGGCAGCGGCACCAGCCAG is part of the Rhodovulum sp. MB263 genome and encodes:
- a CDS encoding universal stress protein — encoded protein: MFKQILVPVDLAHAEALKRSCDVAGDLARHYGIGVTYVAVTAPQPGRLARSPGEYREKLEAFARAEAEAHGHRATARVIVCPDPAAELDTALMRALEEEGADLVVMASHLPGAAERIWPSHGGRLAGHARVSVLLVRPDDGASDKRP
- a CDS encoding MDR family oxidoreductase, with amino-acid sequence MFKALVVEKDEEGKTHAAVQDLDEDRLPEGDVTVAVEYSTLNYKDGLCLGSGGGLVRHWPHVPGIDFAGVVQQSADPRYRPGDRVVLTGWRVGEVHWGGYAQRARVRADWLVPLPDGLSTHSAMAVGTAGMAAMLAVLALEDHGLKPGDGPVLVTGASGGVGSVATAVLSKLGHEVAAVTGRPGSEDYLRSLGASRIVPREELSDVTRKPLESELWAGCVDPVAGAMLGRVLKQMKYGASVAAVGLAGGAAIEGALITPFILRAVNLLGIDSVMQPYEARLRAWKRIATDLPLDRLRGMIRNATLEDLPGLGEDILKGQVQGRVVVDVNA